In the Pleuronectes platessa chromosome 23, fPlePla1.1, whole genome shotgun sequence genome, GCCCTGGGCCTCCATCTCCCTGGAGGGTGACCACCTCCTCACTGGAACAGCTGCTGGTGCATTCAGGGACATTCTGACATATGAAATATGAATCCTACATGGTTCATGTTTGAGGTCTCCTGATAGTTAGAGTCTCTGGATGTCCTTGAATGCATCATGAAAACCTGTTGATCTCTTCCAGCACATTTCCATGATGTGTCTCCACTGAGCAGTTGAAtaagtctctctctgtctctgtctctgtctctgtctctgtccctgtctctgtctctgtctctgtctctgtctctgtccctgtgtctgtctctgtctctgtgtctgtccctgtctctgtctctgtctctgtctctgtccctgtccctgtctctgtctctgtctctgtccctgtccctttctctgtctctgtctctgtccctgtgtctgtccctgtctctgtctctgtctctgtctctgtctctgtctctgtccctgtccctttctctgtctctgtctctgtccgtgtctgtccctgtctctgtctctgtctctgtgtctgtccctgtctctgtctctgtctctgtctctgtccctgtccctgtgtctgtctctgtccctgtccctgtccctgtccagCTGTGAGTCTCATCAACAACCTGCTGCGGGTGTCTCTCAGGCAGAGGTTCAGTGTGGGCAGAGCTCTGGGACACCCCTGGCTGCAGGTCACTCACCTTCAATAACTCATTATTCAATATATTGTTATTCAATATTTACACTGTGagatcagctcctcctcctcctctctctctccctcaggacTTCCAGCTGTGGTGCGACCTCCGGGCGTTCGAGCAGAGGATGGGCTGCAGGTACCTGACGCACCGGGGGGACGAGGAGCGCTGGGTCCGCTTGGCCCAGGAGACGGGCCGGGACTTCCCCTCCCACCTCTGCTGGGAGCCGGAGGACGACCCTGACCCGTGAGGTCGGGGGTCAAGGTCAGACATCCTGTCTTTAGATCCTGACTCGTTAGTCAGCAGTGAaccacatgtgtttgtgttagtgagcagcagcgccccctgcagccccaCAGGGGGATGAACCGTCTCCTGATCCACGTCCTTTAGTCAAGCTGCTGCTTCAAGAATCAAGAGAAACAAATCTCACTGAAGTTTGAATGAAAATAACGACACAAGAAACTTCTGTTTAATAATAAGTTTAATTCCAAGTTATGTTGTTTTGAGTGGCACGGTGTGAAAGTGGGTTTTGGTGGCGTCAGTGATGAACAGTGAGTGGAGGATGAAGGACGGAGACGAATGAGGAGAACTCGCACTGCTGCAAACATGGCCGACCTGTCATTAAACCCTTGAGCCCCTCGCTGACCGGGTCGGCCACGGTCCCACGTACAGGTTCGATTCTTCAGTCCGCGACGCCCCTGCCGTCTGCCCCGCTGTCCACGCCCCCTCTCTAAGCCCCTCCTCCCCCGGAGAGGAGTGGGACGTCCCACTGCGGCCGTAACCGTTTGTCTTTCCGTCTTCCCTCTGAGCCGCGGCCCTCTCCCTTCTATCTTCATTACCCACAGTGCTTTGCTCTCTCTCCGTTTATCACTCAGTGCTTCAGACTCTAGATTCTCTCATTCATCCTCCGTTTGCTCCTGAGATCCCCGGGGTAAAGATGATAGCTGCTACTGTTCATGTTTCACTTGAGATATGTTTTTATTAGAGTGATGGTGGTCGGGCCACACCGGAGCAGAGAGCTGAGCTTCAgttctcaggttctaaaccgaGCCGGGTTCACCGAGCTCGGTTCAGAGCCCACGAAGAGAATCATGGATCAAagcacttcctgttcctgttccagagtaaaagcactccagtgTTTCTGTTGACAATAACAAGTATTTAACAGGACCAGAAGCTGCACGGCATCAAACCCGCGGGTTCAGTACTTTTATTCCAGAACACACAGTAATAAAACCAGAACTCTGACTTGCAGCTCACGCCCTCGGTGTGGCCCGGACTCGAACACCCGACTCTCCTCTGCTGACGACGGGTTTTACACAATTCAAGAGTCTGAGACTCACAGCTTTTCTAAACTTCAACATAACATGCAtctgcacaaatacacaaccaACAAGCCAACTGCACAACCAGCttttcatcacattttcttctttaattACCCTTCTACAAAAACATGTCAGGTGAGAGCGAGAGGGCGGAGAGCAGGAGGCTCTGCTCAGCTCACGGTTCTTCTCTTCCCCTCGTCACCACCTTCTGTGGACGTCTACAAGTCGGTTTATGTACGCTCCTACATAAGTGCAGTGCAGTGCCTGGCCTCCGGGGGCGCTCTAAAGGTTTCAATGAAGAGGGGCCGTCCAGATTTGAGCAGAGACTTCTACTCTCACCCTCTCAAGCAGTgtagacaggggggggggggagtagagGTTAAGATTTAAAGAGGAAAAGATGATAAGAACAGATGAAGACAGTGGAAGGGTTTCAAATCGCTCTCTCCGAACAGGAGGAATAGGGGGAAGCTGGGAAGAAGGgatgagaggaggtgaagagaaggCGTTCTTATAAGTCGCTCTCTCCGTAGAGGGCACTGGAGAAGGAGATGTAGTCCAGGGCGCCGGTCGGGCAGTCCACTGCCATGTACCGGGTCATGCGGCTGATGCAGTACTCGGCCTGCTCCAGCGGCAGCTCCctgcgcagctcctccaccgTGATGTAgttctgaggggggggggggggacatgttcATATCACTCTGCAGACACTTTAATGTTAATGGAACCAGTGGGTCCAGTGGTTCTCACCTTGTCTGAGGCCAGGATCTTGAAGGAGGCCATGACCTGCTCCGCGGTGTCGGTCTCGGCGGTCTCGCGGGTCATGAAGTCGATGAAGGCCTGGAAGGTCACCACGCCCGTGTTGTTGGGGTCCACCAGGGTCATGATGCGAGCAAACTCCACCTCACCCTGTCGGGGGGGGGAGCATCCTTTAGTGACAGGTCTTCACTCGTCGTCTTCCAGTTGAACACGTGAAGTTCAAACTGGGATCGGACTCGTTAGAACAGAATGTCGGGACTCACCAGATCGTAGCCCATGGAGATGAGGCAGGCCCGGAAGTCGTCTGGGTCCATCATCCCGTTTCTCttctgcagaggaaaaacaaacgtGTGGATTCAATATGAGTCCTGATGCTTCACAGGATCTCTGAGCTGTAAATCCACAGTCTAATGAGGAGAGGAGTTCATGTGTAACTGGTTTGTCCCGCGGCCAGCGAACGCCTCACCCGGTCGAAGTGGTTGAAGGAGGCTCTGAACTCGTTgagctgctcctggctgatgCCCTTGGCGTCGCGGGTCAGGATCTGGTTCTCCACCTCGTTGATggttctggcgatggtggtgaGCAGCTGCTCCCAGCCCACGCGGATGTGCTGGTGGAGGGAAAACAGATGAGTGAGGAAATGAcacggagcaggaggaggaggcaaagTGAAGTGGACTCCGGGTCCTGACCTCCATGGTGTAGTTGGTGTGCTTGTTGTCGAAGATGAGGGACTCCTGGCTCAGCTGGTGGTCGCCCTCCAGCTTGTCGATGTTGGACTTGTAGTTGATGATGTTCTGCTCGTACTGTTTCAGGCTGTTCATCTGTTCCTCCAGGGAGCCGGCGATGTCCACGGACACGTGGCTGatctcctgcaggaggaaacaccaggaggaggagatgaggtccTATCTGTAGATCTTTGTGGACGATCATCAACTTTGAATTATTGAattacatatattttatatactaTACTATTTTTAATATGATGTGTAATGTTTGGTTTCCATTCTCAATTGTTATGAAATGATATGAAAACGTATTTTTCCTGAATAAACGTTTTCTTAATTTAAGTTTgatctatttgtgttttctattgtttctatattgtggagttttatttattgataataaagttcatggttaaactgtaaaggATCAGTtccatttctttgtcatgaggagttttaatataatataatattgatCTACTCCGTGTTCTAAATAGAGCAAAGTGTCGTGTGGAGGTTCCTTCAGCTCGTCCAATCAGAGGGAGCCTCCTGCTCGGCCCTACCTCCATGTTGGTTTGAATCCAGGGCCCGATGATGTTGGCCTGGGCAGCGAACTGGCGCCTCAGCCTCTCGTTGGCCTGCTGCCTGGTCACCTCCTCCTGGAGCATTTGGTCTCTGAGGGGCACCAGGTGCTTCACCTGCAGACCAGTAAGAGGGTCATCACACACCAGAGCAGAGGAACTGGGAAAGCATCACGTGTCTCCTGTGGTTCACGTAGAACTTGGTTCTGACCTCGACACTGTGTCATCAGCCAGATGAACAAGTGTTATGAAGAACATTCTAAATCATCTCTATTCATTAGTCATGTCCTGTCCCCTCGACTGTGAATCCCACTCGTTGGGGGTGCGTTGGATTCGACTCACGGTGTCCCACTTAGTGCTGATGTCCGGGGGGGTGAGGTTGGTGTACGGGTTGATTCCGGACAGCTTGATGCCGTAGGTCTGGGCGATCTTCAGGATCTCGTTGTGGATGCCCATGGTGGCCATGCGCTCCTTGTCGGCCTCGGGCAGGGTGGCCTTGAACTGGTCGTGAGCGGTGATCAgactctgtgggggggggggggggggggggggggatccagaACATTTATTACTTTAAAAGTCTTTTCACATCATAACTCAGGATTTATCTCTTCATATATAAAACATTCTGAATCTGCCTGTTTGCTTCTCCATTCACATCATGTGACTTTCTTCTTCATGGTCTAGAACCTTCATGTGCAGCTGTGCATCAGAATCTGGGTCCTTCATTTGTGTTCAAGcacttgtgttgatgtgttcctGCTCAGCAGAGCgtctactgtgtgtgtctgtgtgtgtgtgtgtgtgtgtgtgtgtgtgtgtacctggatCTCCTCGATGCTGTGGACGATGAACATGTCCTGCAGGTCCTCCATGGCTCCGTCCATCCAGTTGTTAAATGGCGCCGCCCTCTTGGCAAACTCCAGATACAGCTGGTCAATGGTCTCCCACAGCTTCTCCacacgctacacacacacacacacacacacacacacacacacacaacacttgtGTTCAACTGACATCTGAATGAGTTTTGCTGAAACAACTAGAAACTCATTAAGTTTTGGTTAAAGGTGCTAAACACAGAATATATCTCTGAcattatgaatatgaatatgaatatgtgcTGGTCTACCTCCAGGGCGTCCCTCCTCTTCTGGGTCAGGGTCCCCAGGTTGTCCCACTGGTCACAGATGCCCTGGCAGCGGCTGTTGACCGTGGCAGCATCGTGGTAGTCCAGCTCACTgagggacacaaacacatcttcatCTATTTcatgtaaagatggacaacaggTCATGAACCCAACCATCTCCATGTCAGTGGACAGGACGTGGACAAGGTCAGAACATGTGTCCATGtggtggagacgtgtcgtccatctttatttacagtctttgaTGTATAACGGTAAAAAGTAAAGTGTGTAAATGAAACATGTGATCTCACGTGTTTGTAAAATATCTGATCCTCTAAATTAGCCTATTAACCTGAGACACAGAGGTCACCAGAGACACAGAGGTCACCAGAGACACAGAGGTCACCTGAGACACAGAGGTCACCTGAGACACAGAGGTCACCAGAGACACAGAGGTCACCAGAGACACAGAGGTCAGCTGAGAGCGTTGAGCTTCTGAAGTCGTGATAAATGAGGTTTGACATTTATTCATATTCAGCGTTGTGTTAATTTACTGTGTAGATCATCACAGAGCTCatgagcagggatggaggagacGTTGAGATCAAGATGTTTCTGCTCTTTCATAATTCATCTCTCTCATTAATATGCTCTCCACTCGTCTGTTGAACCTTTTGTTCTTCTCGTATTCTTCTACCTCGACCATCTGNNNNNNNNNNNNNNNNNNNNNNNNNNNNNNNNNNNNNNNNNNNNNNNNNNNNNNNNNNNNNNNNNNNNNNNNNNNNNNNNNNNNNNNNNNNNNNNNNNNNNNNNNNNNNNNNNNNNNNNNNNNNNNNNNNNNNNNNNNNNNNNNNNNNNNNNNNNNNNNNNNNNNNNNNNNNNNNNNNNNNNNNNNNNNNNNNNNNNNNNCCCCTGGCTGTCCATCCTCACACAGAAGCTCCGGGTGTCTGTCCCCTCCTGTCAGGACAGCGTCCAACTAACAGACGGCTGATTCAAGATGTCTCCACATCAGGTTCACAGAGACAACAGCCTGACAGGTAGAGAAGGAGGCTTCTTCTGCTTCaggcgggggcggagcctctgAAAGGGAGGAGGCCCCTGATCTGCCAACAGCCGGAGGAAGTTCTGTTTTTAAGAGAGGAACCGGTTTCTGTGTTTTGAATGTGACTAAGAATACTAGGTCGTTACTCTGGAGACTTTTTTATCTACTTATGATCACTGGTTTCATATTTAATACTTTTCCTCCAGACTTTTGAGCCTTTCTGGACTCGTGCTGCATTAAAGAGAGTCTCTGTTTCTTGAAGAATGTTTCACAGCCAATGTACATTAAAAGAAAGAATTGTGAATATTCCTAGTTTCGGGTGTAAAGTCATATCATAGTACATATTGTACGGTATGATATGAACCCCTCATAGTGCATAacgcactaattgtaagtcgctttggataaaagcttctgccaaatgacatgtgatgtaatgtaacttTAGATATGATGCATTTATCAAACTATTCTATTTAGCTTCTTTATGAATATATAGTAAAATCATAACTACATTGTTTGACCTTCTATAAAAACACTCTTTTTATTCTCTGTGGAAGAACAGTCACTGTAATTTCTCTGTTTTGGGATTTGAGCAAATTTTTCATCTTTGTATTTCTTGTATTTCAGTCgcctaatattattattattattattattattaaaatcgATATTTTCACAGTTGAGAACCTCTTTTGCTTTTTCAGTTGAAATATAACGTGAACAAAATGTCTGAAACGTAATTCcttctgttcttttttaaccAGAATCTTCACCAACAATAAAATtgaaaagtttattattaatttgagaaTCTGCTTTAGGTTGAAGGCCACTGGATCACGTCACTTCCGGCCGCCATGTTTGTTGTGGGTTGACGTGCTAGCAGAATTAAAAACTTGTCTCTGTCTCCCGGAGGTTTGAAGGAGGATCTGTCAACGTGGACATGTCTCTTAAACTCTCTTAAACTCTCTTAAACtcttttaaactcttttaaacTCCGGTGAGTGTTCGTGAGGTTTCAtgtttgatcatttaaaaactacAGATGTTTCCTCTGGAGGCTAAAAGCAGAGCTAGCAGcagatgctaatgctaatgtggCTCCATGTCTCCCACCAGCAGAGGTGAACTGGGCTGGTTTGACTCTTCATCACCAGAGAGCGATGAAGAGTGGAAGCTGAGAGTTGACCAATGAGCTGCTGTGGTTTCCTCTTCTGCTGAAGCTCGTCCAGCTCCAGATGTTTGACCTCAGTTCGACCTGTGGATGTGGAGACGCTGCAGATCAGTGAAGCTCCAGATGAGTGTGTGCGTCCTGCAGGAAGAACACTGTCACACAAACAAGCTGCAGTGGTCTTTGTGTACATGTTGATAAAAatagtttcatttatttacacaaaacatttacaaaatgtaTCTTTTCATGTGACGGGACAGAAAGACAGCAGCCGGTGACCGTCTCCTTTGACCTGAGGACACCAGGTCCCACTGTCCTCTAATGAACGAGGCACACGGAGTTAacaactctttttttaaattgtcgtTTCTGTTTCACTTCCTGCAGCAGAAAGAGAACCACACAAAAGAGAAGTGGACAAACCTCCCAGGtacaaagagtgtgtgtggttgagcagctcgtcacagacacacaacactgtcTCCTCACACGTGAATTATTAAATTCATACAGACTGATGCCCTTTGTTCCTTTTTAAGGCAATGAAATGTGTTGACTTGTTTACAtgaacattattattatcaagatCTCAGCAAAGCTTCAGGATCACTGAAGGAAACTGGTTTGTGCATTCAAAGTTAATCATTCATATGTTTGCATGAAAATATCCAGTCTGGTTTTAGCTTTGCTCTGATAATAATCcaattattaatgtgtgcatgtAAACATATTCACATACAATAGTAGCCCAAGGCATTTAATGTTCCCCATGTCCGAGCAGCCTCCAAACAAATGAATTCAACGCTAACATTAAACTATTAGAACGTGGTCTATCAAAATATTCACTGAAATCTGTATCAAAacttaaagtattaatattCACATTATCTAGAGACTGTCTGGGTTATTTCTATAAACACTTTCCCTGAGAGTACTTGTGTCTTGGGAGTTCTATGCAGATGTTTCCCATGAACAGTCCAGAGTCACGGGTCATAAAACAGTGAAGGTCAAGTTTGTGCCATGGAGCTTTTTTTAAGTGCATTATGTTTTTGCATATTGTTCCGTCTGAGCCACGGCAGCTCTCCGTGCTCGTCCACCTTCCTCAGTGAGACAgattgtctctgtctcacaggtCTGAGGACGGACGCTGCTCTCGTCCCTGCAGGGAACAGGAGTCTGTCCCTGAGCAGTGTCCCGTCCTCTCAGGACTCAAACTCGCTGTCGCTGCTGACGGAGATCTCCGGCGTGGAGGCTCCGGTTCCCCGGCGCTCGGCCTCCGTGCTGCAGTCGCTGGCCTCCGGGCTGCCCGGGtggcgaggggagggggggagcagGTGGGTGTGATGGCGACGCTCCTGGAGGGACCCGTCCGGGGAGCTCTCCGAGGGAAGGTGGGACGGATCCTGTTGCATTCTGGGtagagggagagatgagagtGAGGACAGGGTTGTAAATATGAACTCTTTGCTTTGGTCAAGCCCCGGAGGGAAGAGCTGAAAAGGTTCCTTTGGTTTAATCATATTTAATAATGTGTCCTCATCACAGAACCTCATGATATCAGAGGATTCTCACATTTTTAAAGGACTCTTGGTCTTTCATGTTGTTGAATTTAGAAATCTTTGGTCTCTCCTGACGTACCTGTTCTTTGCAGATGCGGCCCGGTCCCGTTGGCGCCGGTTCTTGAACCAGTTGCCGacctgtgtgggtgtgagtccGGTGGCCTGGGCCAGGTGCCGCTTCCTGGACGGGTTGGGGTACGGGTCCTGGAGGTACCACTCTCTCAGCAGACTGCGAGTTCTTTCCTGGAGGACACAGCAAAATATGTGGTTTAGTGGATGTGTAGCactttttaaatacatatttataataTCTCCCATTAAAGCTCAATCATCTCAACCCTCTCACATGATATAATCTAGTTGGATTAGATTTATTAACAGATAATCAGCCACTAAACTGGATCATCTTAATGTGCTTCTGAGGTTTGAATTAGAGATTAAGTAGATTTAAGAACAATACTTTGCTCCACCACAAGAGGGAGGTGACGCGCACAAATACACCCAAGAAGCAAAGAGCAAGTTTGGATTGATGCTCATTTCTCTCTTATGAATTTTAACTTGATCGTTACTCTAATGacacttaaaatgtaaatattatgaATCTGCCCATCACGTTGTTAGTGACAGTGACATTAATGTTagtttgataaataaaacagaaagcaTGAGTGGATAAGACTCCTGCAGGTCTGTGCTCAAAGCTCAAGTCATATTGGTGTTtggaaggagaagctgctgaTTACAGATAAGATGAAACTGTTATGAAtcccgtgggggggggggggggggggggggctcttgcTGCAGCATCTAGTGACTGTAGAATAATAAACTAGATGCTCAGGTAAATACAGCTTGTACAGTTATTATAAACAGGATGAATGTACAGTAATCTGAGGTGGAATCATAAATCATGTGAGATGTGAGATGCTGAGCAGCCCAGTGGCTCCGGGGCAGAGGCCGGAGGAGGACCACCATCTGACCCGTCATCCTGTCGCCGGCTCACCAGGCACAGTGATGCTCAGGCTCTCAGAATGAAGCGGtgctggttctgtgtgtgttgtgaacaCGTGGCCACTCAAACCATCAGGTCCCAGTTTACCTTGAAGCAGTGGGTCTTCTGCTCGCCGTCCCAGATGGTCCGGGGCAGAGGGAACTTCTTGCGGATCCGGTACTTCTCCACCGGGCCCAGCGGCCGGCCGCGCAGCCGCTCCGCCTCCCGGTAGTGCGCGTCCAGCCACAGGTCCTGCAGCTTGGCGTGCGACTCGCGCGTGAAcctgtggctctggaggatCTGGTACAGAGCCTCGAAGTTTCCTCCGTGGAAGGCGACCAGCGCCCGGGCTCGCATCACCGACTCGTGCCGGTTGAGCGCCTCCCCGGCGGAGCCCGGCACGGCGGCGGGCAGGGACCAGAGGAACCGGCCCAGGCGCTCGATGTCCCCGGTCTCCTCCAGGTTCTCGCACACCCGAGCCACCTGGTCCGGGGTGAACATGGGCAGCGGGAACATGTCGCTGCGGTGGAGCTCACAGGAGTAGCTGTGCAGGGTCCTCGGGCGCATGGGTCGATGTGTCCACCGGTGCGTAAAAGTCCGcgcgctctctcctcctcactttaCTGACACTTGCAGCATCTATCTGCCGCGGCTCTCGAGCAACTCAGGGTTTCCTGGTACTGGAGTAATTCAGAGAAACTGGTGCCCGAGGGAGCAGGcgcaggaaggaggaggacaaggagtcAACCTGTATTTATAGAGAGACACAATTAGCATCTCTGTAGTTGTTTTGAGAAGGATTATACATCCCGGCCATTAGCCTCTTAGTGGGGGGTTGTGTGTACAGAGGTGACTGGCTGATCAGCTTGTTTGGCTTAGCCTGAGGATACATGGACTGCCGGGATAACTGCAGTGAGCAAACAAGAGAGGATCGGTCGTTTAATGGGTCTGATCTGATGGACTCCTGCTCAGGAGGAGGTGAGCGAGGAGGGAGGTGCCTTCAtaaaaactgactcagacataACTCCATGATCTGTCAGTAACATGTCTGTGGATCAAGTTTCCTGGTGTCGACTTTATGACAGAGGGAAAACTTCCAGATCCCAGTTACTGCTGGGATGGTCCCAGTGCTCATGGTTTTGTAGACTGGACATTTGGTCACAAAGCTGTGGCGATCTCAGACCAGCTAATACCCGTGTAATTAAAGCGGACGTGGTGTCACCTCAGGGCTCTCCCCCTGACCCCAGGCCCAGACGGGAGGAAACCGCCCCGAGACACGGACGTGAGGCCGAGCGGCTCCAGGGCTCGTGATCCGGTTCAATCCCTGTCATCTGAGTAGCTCATTAATCAGTCTTAGTTTCCTTATTAATCAGGATAAAGAGCCTGGAAGCATCTGTCAGCTACAATGCTAACATGTTACGTTTCATTTGCACACAATAACCAACGGGGGGGAAATCCGCGTGTCGCTCACGCATCAACAGATCAAACCCTGAATACAGAATTCTAGATTCTAGATGTTAACAATGAGCACCTGTGGTCAGACATAGATTAGTCCAGTGAATATGAGGCTTTGCATAAAGGTTGCAGTCAGGTGAAGGATGATCTGGTTTAAAATGAGGTGAAGAGGTTTAATGGACTCATCCGTCTGGAATACAGATATGAGCCAGACACCGAGGCCTCAGCAGCCACATCTGGACATGATAATTAGGATGTTTGGATTTGATCGTTGGACGACAGGTTTCTTCTATGTGTTACCTGAATCCTCCAATCATAAAATAAACTGGAATTTATAACTGTTCcctaatttaacacattttaaattgactacATCCAGATTCAGTCATCGAGacacatgaattattctctgaggaatCAGGGGAAACATTGAGAAACAACCTTTCCCTCGATTTGATCACTAACCTGTCACCACCGCAGATATTAACCAGATTCATTGTGTTGACATAGTTAAAGTCACATGACCCGATGACTCATCCTGTCAGCACCAGtcacagaggaggggggggggggggcattctgCAGAGTTTGGGTTGTAGAAAGAGTTTAGAGTCACTAAGTAGAGTCACGAGCATTTGATATGTGTTAGATCCTAAATCTAGATTAAAATACCAGGTGGGATTGGTAGGCTAATGGGAaggggattgtgtgtgtgtgtgtgtgtgtgtgtgtgtgtgtgtgtgtgtgtgtgtacgtgtgtgtgtgtgtgtgtgtgtcagtgcactGGGGCACAGAAGGGGAGAAATGACCTCGGAGAAGATCATGCTCACAGCTAATCTAACCCCTCTAAGTTTCAGACACTTCGCGCCaatcaccaccacacacacacacacacacacaccctcaccaccacacacacacacacacacacaccctcaccaccacacacacacacacacacacagacacacacacgcagacacacacacgcagacacactcaCCTTCATTACAAGAAATCCGCTCGTCCAATCTGTTTAACACTTTGAGTGCAGACTGAACCAAAATCTGCTTAAGTGCTCCCAAGCCGTTACAACAGGATGGtgtaagatgtgtgtgtgtgtgtagaaacacGGCAGTCgatcatataaatatatgatatatataaatatatgatatatatatatgaccgACTCTTGAATTCACTGGTGATGCTACTGTAACTGATATATTAAGGACTCCCATAAGTCAGGGATGTTCCGGTGTTTCCCCAGATAACGATTTTGACACCAGTGCATTTAAAGAAATAACATCTCACAGTGTGTAACTTCCACAGCTGTACATTGATAATGctgcattgttttatttatcataaTCATCCATTTACATAGGAAAGAAAGCGTGAGGCAGATTCACAGGACTTTTATTTATGAGTCTGTTCattttggtgcaaatccaaataaacatcTAGGGTCTGACATGTGGTTTCTTAAGGAGCCGGTTGGGCCTTGGagaaggtcacacacacacacacacacacagacacacacacacacacacacacacacacacacacacacacacacagccaatatAATCAACCCCACTTGACATAATTAATATGTGACTTAAACAGATGCCTCCTGCTAAAAAATGACCTGTTTATTTTGCCACCAGgcaaagcggggggggggggggggggggggggggtgcacgtgtgtgtctgtgcttggaaatgtgtgtgtggggggggggggagcctggGTGTAGCCATGCTGTATAAATCCACACCAAGCACAATTAACAAGCAATTGGGAGGAGAGGTAATTAGTATTATCTACTTATCACCATCAACCTCCATTCAGAGGAAAATGGGTTAAAAAACCTaatgacacacgcacactaatTCCCCCCCAGGCAAATGTGTAAAGGCTAATTACAAGCTCATTTGCAGCTGAATGGCAGTATCCTCTGTCAGACAGGTctaccccccccgccccccccggcACACTGGGTGTTAGCTTTGCCGCTCGGCCCACGCTGCTATCGCTCGCCAAACAAACGACAGAGAGGACTTccccagaggagagagaggaacttCCCCTGATTCAATACACACAGGTGATATCAGGCCAGTGTGcactgatgggggggggggggggttctattCAAACTCTGAAGTAGACgtttacatttg is a window encoding:
- the actn3b gene encoding alpha-actinin-3b, which codes for MKEQKHLDLNVSSIPAHELCDDLHSDLCVSDEDVFVSLSELDYHDAATVNSRCQGICDQWDNLGTLTQKRRDALERVEKLWETIDQLYLEFAKRAAPFNNWMDGAMEDLQDMFIVHSIEEIQSLITAHDQFKATLPEADKERMATMGIHNEILKIAQTYGIKLSGINPYTNLTPPDISTKWDTVKHLVPLRDQMLQEEVTRQQANERLRRQFAAQANIIGPWIQTNMEEISHVSVDIAGSLEEQMNSLKQYEQNIINYKSNIDKLEGDHQLSQESLIFDNKHTNYTMEHIRVGWEQLLTTIARTINEVENQILTRDAKGISQEQLNEFRASFNHFDRKRNGMMDPDDFRACLISMGYDLGEVEFARIMTLVDPNNTGVVTFQAFIDFMTRETAETDTAEQVMASFKILASDKNYITVEELRRELPLEQAEYCISRMTRYMAVDCPTGALDYISFSSALYGESDL
- the six7 gene encoding SIX homeobox 7, giving the protein MFPLPMFTPDQVARVCENLEETGDIERLGRFLWSLPAAVPGSAGEALNRHESVMRARALVAFHGGNFEALYQILQSHRFTRESHAKLQDLWLDAHYREAERLRGRPLGPVEKYRIRKKFPLPRTIWDGEQKTHCFKERTRSLLREWYLQDPYPNPSRKRHLAQATGLTPTQVGNWFKNRRQRDRAASAKNRMQQDPSHLPSESSPDGSLQERRHHTHLLPPSPRHPGSPEASDCSTEAERRGTGASTPEISVSSDSEFES